A region of the Meles meles chromosome 18, mMelMel3.1 paternal haplotype, whole genome shotgun sequence genome:
GAGCATAGTTGTCTTTCACCGGGACCAAGTGCTGGGTCACTGTGGGGTTATGCAGAGAGGCAGGATTTTCTGGAATTCCCCAGACTCTAGCTTCCAGAAAACAAGACCTGCtgcaccccatccctcccacccccgcagCCCCATCCCTTCTGTGTTGCCATATAATGAATTGTCCAACCGGGGGCACTTTGTGTGAAAAGGGGCACAATTAATCAGTATTCCAGGACAGCAAACAAACTAGGATGGACAGTTACTCCACTGGGATCCCACAAATATTATGGGTGAGAAAAGCCCATTAGGCTTGCTTCAGGACAGCCGCTTTTGTTCACTAAGCCCCCACATGCTGGTTCCAGTTCCAGGCTAAAgggcctctttccttccctctgtccagGGGGGCCCTGGAGACTATAGCTACAGGCAGGTGTGGGGACGTGAGAGGCGACAGCCTGAAGGTAATTCTTAGGGGACTTTTCCCTGCATCCTCTCTATCTCAGTCCCTTCCCTCTGGCATAAACCTGGCAATGTGTATGTCTGCCTCCCTCAATTCTTGCTCTGTCAACTGGGGACCTGCAGAAGATTGTGGCCATCTTGTCTCCCCGCACTCTGGCCGGGACTCCGTAGTGGTCTGGGATAGCCCCCACTGGCTTGGCCAAAACCCAGAGAGTGAGTCAGCCGCTGAAGCCGGCCCTTGTCCATTGTCTGGAGGTGGCATGTGGGTATTGTGAGGCAGAGCTGAGCCCAGCACTGCCAGGCACTCCACAACGGGGGCTGGCTCCCAAATGAGAGAGGACGTTTTTGGGTCTAGAGGGGATGGCAGGAGTGGGGGGAAGTGACCTCTCTTCCAAGCTGGAGATAGGGGTGGACAGGTCTCTACAGAGGAGTTGGTCACTCGTTGCCTACCCACCCCTGTGGTTCACGGCTCAGGCCAGatcccctcctacactgttggctGAAGCTTACCCCAGGTAGAGGGGGCAAGAGACAACCAACGAGTGTTTCCTCCTGCATGTCCCTCCCAGTTAGGGGCTGTCAGCAGCTTAGCGTACTCATATCATCCCTCACTGGGTCTCTCTCAGCTCACTTCCATCCCGCACTCAGCATCCACTGGCAGGTCTACCCTTCTGTCCTCTGGCCTCGGCACAGGTTCCAGTGTGACACGGTGTCTGGATGGGGGGGTGGTGTCAGATCAGCTGTGCTGAGCTCTTTGCAGTGAGCCCTGGGAAGTGGGCACCCCCAGTAGAGTCTGCGCCTCGGTGCTAGAGCTCACTGACCTGCAGTGATGGCTGGTACAGAGCCCCTGCTGGCCCTTGATTGACCTGGGTCGGCAGCTCCCTTCACCCCACCCTACTCCCCGTCCCCCATTCTGACTGACTATCTGCACTCTCCTTGAATCCTGAACCACGTCCTCCTCTCAGCTCTAATGCCTCCATTGCTCCCCCTTCTTCAGTCTGGCTTCCTGGCCTTTAGGGCAGCCCCTGGACCATGTCTTGGCCAGACCCCCAGGAAAGGCAGGGCCGTGAGCACCCTGTTGAGAGGGAGCATCAGGACTGGAGCTACTCAGACCCCAACAGCAGTTGAAAGGACTTTGGGGGCTGCCCAGGGCTGCTCCTGGATCCTGGGGTCTCTCCTGATGTCTCCACTGGGAGGCCCAGGAGCAGgtgagggagggatggggagcaCTTCCTCTGGCTTGGCTGCTAGtgcagtttctttcctttctaactGCAAgcgctttcctctctctccctcttaccttCTCCTGTCTTCCTCCTTCATTCTCCCCTTCGtgcccctacccaccccccacccccccagatcAAGCGCTTCCTGGAGGACACCGATGACACAGAACTGAACAAGTTCGTGAAGGATTTCCCAGGAAGCGAGAGCTGCCACCAACCAGAGGCCAAGACCTGGGGGTCCAAGCCCCAAGTCCTGGAGCCAAGGCCCCAGGCCCCGGACCTCTACCAGGATGACCTGGAGTTCAGACCCCCTTCGTGGTCCCAGGCCTCTGACAGCCAGCAGTGCTTCTCTGCCTCCGCCCCTCTCAGCCCCTCAGCCCGGCCCCGCAGCCCCTGGGGCAAGCTTGATCCCTATGACTCCTCTGAGGTAGAACCTCCAGCCCTTGGCCTTCGGTGGGCTGGTGCAGGAAGAcccagggagggagcagagagatcCCGAGTGTATGGGCACGTGTGTTTGTATAGGTGTGCGCACACGCATGCATGCATGTTGACCTGGGGCTCTCTGTCTTGTGTCAGCCCTAGCTCTGTGGCATTGACCCTCATGTGCACTAGAAACTGTTAGCAGGGGCAGAAGCCTAGCTGGTGGCCCTTGGATGGGCCCTCGAAGGAGTCTGACAGTGCTCCTCTAGGGTGGGGGCAGAGACctaggagggagggagaaggctgGTGTTGGGTCCTGGGGCCCCTCCTGCCTCTCGCTCTGATGCACTCTGCCTTCCTGTCCATTAGGATGACAAGGAGTATGTGGGCTTTGCGACCCTACCCAATCAAGTTCACCGGAAGTCCGTGAAGAAGGGCTTTGACTTTACCCTCATGGTGGCAGGTAGAGGAGGGGAAGAGCTGGACTGGGTAGAGGGTGTGGCAGGTAGGGATGGTACATATGTGGGGAGGGGGTatgggtaaggaaggaaaaagcagCCAGTGGCTGTGTCTTTTTGGCAAATAACCAAGAGCCGTCGGTGGCCAAAAGTGTAtatgtggggggtgaggggacgTTGAAGTGGTACAAAGAACCCTTGATCAACAGCTTTCcaatatttgcctttttctgtgtgaccttgggcaatctCTTACCCTCGCTGGGCCTCATTCAAATAAGAAGGCTGGACAAGctgttttctcccctcccttccagctctaaaatgCTATGGTTGTTTGTCTGTTCCCAATTAGATAAGAAAGCAGCTCCCTCCACCCCTTGTTCTAGTGGGGTTGCCTCTTGACTATAGCTCTTATCTTCTGTCCTCTCTCCCCCATCAGGAGAGTCTGGCCTGGGGAAATCCACTCTTGTCAATAGCCTCTTCCTCACCGATCTGTACCGGGACCGGAAACTCCTCAGTGCTGAAGGTAAGGAAAGGAGAGGGGCATGCAGACAGGACTGCAGACTTGGGAAATCAAACCCACGCCagagcctgggggctggggcctTCCCCAGCAGGCAGGAAACCATGGCTTCCTAGAGGGATTGACGGCATCTCTCTGTAGACCTATGTAGCCTGGCAGCCCACCAGCCAGCTCCCTAAAGATTTGGGTGCCGAAGCAGGGCAGGGACCAGAATCCTGCTCTCTGAGTCTCTGACCCCCAAAGGATTCCAGGAATCCAAGAAAAGAGCCGGGAGCAGAGAAGAGGCtggggccagagccaacagccaCCGGCATTTCCTGTGTTGGGAAATGTGCTCCTTGCTGGTTCCCAGAGAACAGGCCCCCAGTCAGCTTGGGGTGGGAAGGGGGGCAGTGTGGATGAGGCAGTCTGGGCAGCAGAGctggttgggggtgggtggtttGTCCTGACTGGGCAGGTCCTTGCCCTtgccctggcctcagtttcccccttctCCAGAGCGGATCATGCAAACTGTGGAGATCACTAAACATGCAGTGGATATAGAAGAGAAGGGTGTGAGGCTGCGGCTCACCATTGTGGACACACCGGGTTTTGGGGATGCAGTCAACAACACAGAGTGGTATGTCTGACCAAGCACAGTCCCAGATGCCCTCTTCCCATTACACATCCACCACCCCcaacacacccacacccactcaCATACGAGCATCCATTGGCAAAGACATAACCAAAATTCTCAGGAGGAAAGTCTGTGGCTTTGAGCATGCCACTGCTCCTTACGGGGTAGCTGTCTCCTCTGCAAAATGAGAGGGAAGGGGTTGGAATAGATGCTCTTAAATGTCCTTTGTGACTCTGACCTATACTTAGTGGGGGTGAAGATCTAAGATAAGTAAGCATCAAAAAAGTAAATCCAACTGAAAACATGTAGCACAGGGCCTGACATctagtagttgctcaataaacatccccttccctccttccttttctttcaccaGCCACATTTTAGGTGCCACAAACCACTTTTGTTAAAGGGATGAGAGTGCCTTGAGGAATGggtgaggaggagaaagaagaggcgAAGGGGAGACAAACAGGTTGAACTTTGTTTAAACTCCAGGGACCCTCTAGGCTAGAAGAAAAGGTGGCTTTGCCACACATGCCGTcatccttggctttcttttttcaggAACTGGAGGGATGCTTAGATAATGGTCAGACCCAAGTTGTTggaagagaaggagaatgagTGATAAAGACAGGAGAGAAGAGGGTGCCCTTAATGAAGTCAGGCAGGGGGTGCTAAGACCACTAGGCTAAGTTCAGACCTTGATCCAGCATTAAGTAACTGTGTGGGCTTGAGCCAATGACTGCATTCCTGTCTCTTCAGCTGAAACATCCCAGCCTTACCACTTTGCCCCGTTGATCTGAAAATCATCCCAAATGACGCATGTGAAtgtgcattaaaaacaaaagtaaagagCTGTTTACACTCATGGATTTTAAGATGATAATTGCAGCACCAAGGCGAAACATAAGTGCAGGATCCCTTGTTGAAAATGGtgacgaggggtgcctgggtggctcagtgggttaaagcctctgctttcggctcaggtcatgatcccagggtcctgggatcgagccccgcatcaggctctctgctctgcagggagcctgcttcctcctctctctctgcctgcctctctgcctagttgtgatttctctctgtcaaataaataaaatattaaaaaaaaaaaaaaaaaaagaaaatggtgacGAATTTCAAGATGGCCACTGCAGAGAAGCAAACCAAGGGTGGGCCCTTCTGAGATCAGGGCCCTGTGCCGACTCCACAGGTGGCCCGCCCAGAAAGCTGACCCTGGGCAATTGCCTCACAGACTCAGCAGCCCCTAATGGACCTTTCTGTGCTCTGGATCCCCAGGCTTTATCATTACTGTATGTGATGTTTTGGCTTACCGTGCGCATTCATCTTCAACTGCAGAGTCTTAGGCTCGAGGGGAGGGCCAGTTCTTCTTATAATCTTGCCCTGGCACTGTGCTGGCACACAGTTTGTGGTCTCCTGATGGAAATATTCCCGAAGGATCGAGGCGGCCTCCATATCATCATTGATAGGTATATGTCTCAGCACCCAGGGCTTGCCATGAAACTCTATGCTCGCCAGCACCTGGTTCCTACTGTAGCAAGTATCATCCCCTCCTTCAGTCAATCTACttacctcttcctcctttccctcacaGTAGTAATTTCATTTGTTTGGCCTTTCACAGTATACAGTGCTCCTGCACATACATTCATTCAGTCAACCAGCAggaatttattgagcacatactaggTGTCCAGCCAGTGCTGGGCATTTTAAGGGCTACAGAACAAGTGTGAATCATCCTGATTTGTAAGTGGCTTATGGTCCTAgtgggggccgggggtgggagagAAGCTGTTCTCTCGCATGTGTGTCAATCAGCTCAAGTTAGTGAATAGGCTAGGCAGTGTCGTAGCAAGCACGCTGAGGAGTCAGAAGGTCAAGGGCTTGGGGGGGTTGAAAATTTGCTAGCCAAAATGATCTGGATGGTCTCTTAGTTGCTGTAGATTTAGTTCCTTCCTATATGAAATGAAAGTGACGGTGCTTACATGTTCACCTGTCTGGGCCCTGTCAGCAAGAATGAGGCTAAATAATAAAAGAGCGAAAGCCTTGAAAATTGGAGTTCTtgaatgtctgtgtgtgtgtgtgtttataaaatcATATGATGTATGATTTCATGGTGTggtggagagaaggggagagcacTGTGCCCACTGGAAGGAGTCTTCACAGAAGAGAGAGTTCTTGGCTATGGCCTTGAAGGGTGGGGTGGGCTTAGAGAGGTGGAGGCTAGGGTAGAAGCACATGAGCAAAGGTTCAGAGGCTGGACTATGAACTTGACTGTGAACGTGACTAAGGGCTTCCAGCTGGTGTTCACCTGCAGGCACCTTATTCTTACTGGTCTGGTCACCTTGGTCTCCTCTCATCAAACTAGTATTTACTGAACTTTGCCTGTGTGCTTCGTCTGGTTTTCTAGTGGGACAGGCGAGATACACCCCTGTTGCGCCCAGGTACCTCCCTGAAGACGTGGGCAAGCAAGCCAGGGAATGGCAGAGGCCTGAGGACACTGCCCAAGGCGTGGGCCACTCTGTAGTCCCAGAGCTCAAgaggcagtccccactcccaCAGTTTCTCTGCTTGTCTGTCCCTGCCCCAGCTGGAAGCCTGTGGCAGAATACATCGACCAGCAGTTCGAGCAGTATTTCCGAGACGAGAGCGGCCTGAACCGCAAGAACATCCAAGACAACAGGGTGCACTGCTGCCTGTACTTCATCTCACCCTTTGGCCACGGGTATGGTCCGAGCCTGAGGCTCCTGTCACCGCCAGGTGCTGCCAAGGGAGCAGGCTGAGAGCGCCAGGGCGGGGCTGCTGCTAGCCTGTGGTCACACATTCCTGTTCCCCAGGCTCCGGCCGCTGGATGTTGAATTCATGAAGGCCCTGCATCAGCGGGTCAACATTGTGCCTATATTGGCCAAGGCGGACACACTGACACCTCCTGAAGTGGAGCGCAAGAAACGCAAAGTGAGGGAagctggttgggggaggggagcaggtgggcTTCTGGAAAGGATGGGGTTCCCAGAACTGTGGGCCCCTCATGTGTTTGCCAGATCCGAGAGGAGATTGAGCGCTTTGGAATCAAGATCTATCAGTTCCCAGACTGTGACTCTGATGAGGATGAGGACTTCAAATTACAGGACCAAGCCCTAAAGGTGGGACCACCCCAGGGCATCCCTTTTCCATCTTGTTTCTTTGGAGCAGAAGAGGGAAGCAGAATTCTTTGTAAGGGGTGGGAGAGGACCCTGGTTTCCTAGagtgaagcagagaaaatagAGATACAGGTGGAAAGGAACAGGTAAGAGTTGGGGGGTATTGACAGCCCCCCCCCAACTTCTTCCAGGAAAGCATCCCATTTGCTGTAATTGGCAGCAACACTGTGGTAGAGGCCAGAGGGCGGCGAGTTCGGGGCCGGCTCTACCCCTGGGGCATCGTGGAAGGTAAAACACTGAGCTTGTGACCAGGGTATCTCCTTGCCCTCAGAAGCTCTCCCCATGCTCCTGGCTGACCCCTAGCCTTGCTATGCAGTGGAAAACCCAGGACACTGCGACTTTGTGAAGCTGAGGACAATGCTGGTGCGTACTCACATGCAGGACCTGAAGGATGTGACGCGGGAGACACATTATGAGAACTACAGGGCACAGTGCATCCAGAGCATGACCCGCCTGGTGGTGAAAGAAAGGAATCGCAAGTATGGTCAGAAgccaggacagagggaggggtgtgtgtggggtgtgtgtgtggagggtgtGGGGAGCCCAAGCAC
Encoded here:
- the SEPTIN4 gene encoding septin-4 isoform X4 gives rise to the protein MIKRFLEDTDDTELNKFVKDFPGSESCHQPEAKTWGSKPQVLEPRPQAPDLYQDDLEFRPPSWSQASDSQQCFSASAPLSPSARPRSPWGKLDPYDSSEDDKEYVGFATLPNQVHRKSVKKGFDFTLMVAGESGLGKSTLVNSLFLTDLYRDRKLLSAEERIMQTVEITKHAVDIEEKGVRLRLTIVDTPGFGDAVNNTECWKPVAEYIDQQFEQYFRDESGLNRKNIQDNRVHCCLYFISPFGHGLRPLDVEFMKALHQRVNIVPILAKADTLTPPEVERKKRKIREEIERFGIKIYQFPDCDSDEDEDFKLQDQALKESIPFAVIGSNTVVEARGRRVRGRLYPWGIVEVENPGHCDFVKLRTMLVRTHMQDLKDVTRETHYENYRAQCIQSMTRLVVKERNRNKLTRESGTDFPIPAVPPGTHPETERLIREKDEELRRMQEMLHKIQRQMEETH
- the SEPTIN4 gene encoding septin-4 isoform X2, coding for MDHSLGWQSSSVPEDRTEAGIKRFLEDTDDTELNKFVKDFPGSESCHQPEAKTWGSKPQVLEPRPQAPDLYQDDLEFRPPSWSQASDSQQCFSASAPLSPSARPRSPWGKLDPYDSSEDDKEYVGFATLPNQVHRKSVKKGFDFTLMVAGESGLGKSTLVNSLFLTDLYRDRKLLSAEERIMQTVEITKHAVDIEEKGVRLRLTIVDTPGFGDAVNNTECWKPVAEYIDQQFEQYFRDESGLNRKNIQDNRVHCCLYFISPFGHGLRPLDVEFMKALHQRVNIVPILAKADTLTPPEVERKKRKIREEIERFGIKIYQFPDCDSDEDEDFKLQDQALKESIPFAVIGSNTVVEARGRRVRGRLYPWGIVEVENPGHCDFVKLRTMLVRTHMQDLKDVTRETHYENYRAQCIQSMTRLVVKERNRNKLTRESGTDFPIPAVPPGTHPETERLIREKDEELRRMQEMLHKIQRQMEETH
- the SEPTIN4 gene encoding septin-4 isoform X5 → MDDKEYVGFATLPNQVHRKSVKKGFDFTLMVAGESGLGKSTLVNSLFLTDLYRDRKLLSAEERIMQTVEITKHAVDIEEKGVRLRLTIVDTPGFGDAVNNTECWKPVAEYIDQQFEQYFRDESGLNRKNIQDNRVHCCLYFISPFGHGLRPLDVEFMKALHQRVNIVPILAKADTLTPPEVERKKRKIREEIERFGIKIYQFPDCDSDEDEDFKLQDQALKESIPFAVIGSNTVVEARGRRVRGRLYPWGIVEVENPGHCDFVKLRTMLVRTHMQDLKDVTRETHYENYRAQCIQSMTRLVVKERNRNKLTRESGTDFPIPAVPPGTHPETERLIREKDEELRRMQEMLHKIQRQMEETH
- the SEPTIN4 gene encoding septin-4 isoform X3; the protein is MDHSLGWQSSSVPEDRTEAGDDKEYVGFATLPNQVHRKSVKKGFDFTLMVAGESGLGKSTLVNSLFLTDLYRDRKLLSAEERIMQTVEITKHAVDIEEKGVRLRLTIVDTPGFGDAVNNTECWKPVAEYIDQQFEQYFRDESGLNRKNIQDNRVHCCLYFISPFGHGLRPLDVEFMKALHQRVNIVPILAKADTLTPPEVERKKRKIREEIERFGIKIYQFPDCDSDEDEDFKLQDQALKESIPFAVIGSNTVVEARGRRVRGRLYPWGIVEVENPGHCDFVKLRTMLVRTHMQDLKDVTRETHYENYRAQCIQSMTRLVVKERNRNKLTRESGTDFPIPAVPPGTHPETERLIREKDEELRRMQEMLHKIQRQMEETH
- the SEPTIN4 gene encoding septin-4 isoform X6 encodes the protein MVAGESGLGKSTLVNSLFLTDLYRDRKLLSAEERIMQTVEITKHAVDIEEKGVRLRLTIVDTPGFGDAVNNTECWKPVAEYIDQQFEQYFRDESGLNRKNIQDNRVHCCLYFISPFGHGLRPLDVEFMKALHQRVNIVPILAKADTLTPPEVERKKRKIREEIERFGIKIYQFPDCDSDEDEDFKLQDQALKESIPFAVIGSNTVVEARGRRVRGRLYPWGIVEVENPGHCDFVKLRTMLVRTHMQDLKDVTRETHYENYRAQCIQSMTRLVVKERNRNKLTRESGTDFPIPAVPPGTHPETERLIREKDEELRRMQEMLHKIQRQMEETH